A window from Candidatus Amarolinea dominans encodes these proteins:
- a CDS encoding SH3 domain-containing protein — protein sequence MPSSSVTPIWQRFGAGLLAGFALVGAFLCLLAFLFVRPELDVRPGPAWTPPAVAAAAAATLPPPAIQGAEQGLAVGRSAQVIAAAAVNLRRTPGYLNKPAGDILGTVPRDATVDIIGGPQTADNLTWWQVRVSAGREGWMAETRASGDLLLQPAP from the coding sequence ATGCCATCATCGTCAGTGACACCGATCTGGCAGCGCTTTGGCGCCGGCTTGCTGGCCGGTTTTGCCCTGGTTGGCGCCTTCTTGTGCCTGCTGGCCTTTTTGTTCGTGCGCCCCGAGTTGGACGTGCGCCCAGGCCCGGCCTGGACGCCGCCGGCCGTGGCCGCAGCGGCCGCGGCGACACTTCCGCCGCCCGCGATCCAGGGCGCCGAGCAGGGATTGGCGGTGGGCCGCTCCGCGCAGGTCATCGCGGCCGCGGCCGTCAACCTGCGGCGCACGCCGGGCTATCTCAACAAACCGGCCGGTGACATCCTGGGCACCGTGCCGCGTGACGCCACCGTGGACATCATCGGCGGCCCGCAGACGGCTGACAACCTCACCTGGTGGCAGGTGCGGGTTTCAGCCGGACGCGAGGGCTGGATGGCCGAGACCCGCGCCAGCGGCGATCTGTTGTTGCAGCCGGCGCCCTGA
- a CDS encoding YigZ family protein, protein MTTRYPIPASETRTEEIILRSRFITTLAAVGTLAEARAFVARARTEFADASHNCWAYVVGAPGSTAQIGMSDDGEPAGVAGKPMLQVLLGSGVGDIGAVVTRYFGGVKLGTGGLVRAYSGGVKAALLQLPLLEKVERVLLHVTLPYRLYQPLARLLPAFEAEVIESQFAAEVTLSVSLPVEQVNDCRAALLELSAGAIQVVE, encoded by the coding sequence ATGACGACCCGCTACCCAATTCCGGCCAGCGAAACCCGCACGGAGGAGATCATCCTGCGTTCGCGCTTCATCACCACGCTGGCGGCTGTGGGCACGCTGGCAGAAGCGCGCGCGTTCGTGGCCCGCGCGCGCACTGAATTTGCCGATGCCAGCCACAACTGCTGGGCTTACGTGGTGGGCGCCCCCGGCTCCACCGCGCAAATTGGCATGAGCGACGACGGCGAACCGGCCGGCGTCGCCGGCAAACCGATGTTGCAGGTGCTGCTGGGCAGCGGGGTGGGTGACATCGGCGCCGTGGTCACGCGCTACTTCGGCGGCGTCAAGCTCGGCACCGGCGGCCTGGTGCGCGCGTACAGTGGCGGCGTCAAGGCGGCCCTGCTGCAGTTGCCGTTGCTTGAAAAAGTCGAGCGCGTGCTGCTGCACGTGACGCTGCCCTACCGCCTGTACCAGCCCCTGGCACGGCTGCTGCCCGCGTTCGAGGCCGAAGTGATCGAGAGCCAGTTTGCCGCCGAGGTCACCTTGAGCGTGAGCCTGCCTGTCGAGCAGGTCAACGACTGCCGCGCCGCCCTGCTCGAGCTCAGCGCCGGCGCCATTCAGGTTGTGGAGTAG